A region from the Hypomesus transpacificus isolate Combined female chromosome 11, fHypTra1, whole genome shotgun sequence genome encodes:
- the atoh7 gene encoding protein atonal homolog 7: MMSCQQSCSDSGSGSESDVKSPEKYESTTRRRMAANARERKRMQGLNTAFDRLRKVVPQWGEDKKLSKYETLQMALSYIMALNRILTDASRHTAPHRQWLDLQFDCVQPENYPCLMRYSSPDEHEYMHSSFPYQCDGLQVPS; this comes from the coding sequence ATGATGTCCTGTCAGCAAAGTTGTTCTGACTCTGGATCTGGATCTGAGTCTGATGTCAAGAGTCCAGAAAAGTACGAGAGCACCACAAGGAGAAGGATGGCAGCCAACGCccgtgagagaaagaggatgcAGGGCTTGAACACAGCCTTCGATCGGCTCCGTAAAGTGGTCCCTCAATGGGGTGAGGACAAGAAACTATCCAAGTATGAGACGCTGCAGATGGCCCTCAGCTATATCATGGCCCTCAATCGGATCCTGACGGATGCGAGCAGGCACACTGCCCCCCACAGGCAGTGGCTGGATCTCCAGTTTGACTGCGTCCAGCCTGAGAACTATCCTTGCCTTATGAGGTACAGCTCTCCAGATGAACATGAATATATGCACTCTTCATTTCCCTACCAGTGTGATGGCCTCCAAGTGCCATCCTGA